Within Cucumis melo cultivar AY chromosome 4, USDA_Cmelo_AY_1.0, whole genome shotgun sequence, the genomic segment TATTTTTACTCAAATTTCTTTTTGCTCTTCCTCTTCTAGTATAGAAAACTCAAGCAAAATTTTGATTCATCATCTTGCAGTACTACTTTGAAGGAAACTATGATCTGGTTAGGTTTGTAAAGCTGGTGCATCAAGCTGGGCTTTATGTTCATCTCAGGATTGGTCCTTATGTTTGTGCTGAATGGAACTTTGGGTAATGCATCTTTAGCAACTCTTCTTGTTTACTTATTACTAAAAGtttcaaagaagaaagaatataataaaacaTCATAAAGTTCTGGAAATTGATTAAATGTTCTTTCATGAATTATCTCAGTGGGTTTCCTGTTTGGCTGAAGTACATTCCTGGTATCAGCTTCAGGACGGATAATGCCCCTTTCAAGGTAGGTGTTTTGCTGTCTTGAATATGAGATATCAATTTTGTATACTGTCACATGATTatgatttgtttttcttttctaaatcaATTTTCTCTTCTGGTCTTGGACAATCCAGTTCCAAATGGAAAGATTTACCAGGAAAATAGTAAATATGATGAAAGCAGAGAGGTTATATGAATCTCAAGGTGGTCCTATAATTTTATCTCAGGTAAGCTACAAAAATCTTTGCACTGATAAGATAGATggattctcttttctttctgaATGCACTTGATTTTTCTTAAAGTTTGTCCTTGACATGAAATGACTCTGTAAAGTAACGAagcatctttctttttcatcatTTGGTATAGATTGAGAATGAATATGGACCTATGGAATATGAACTTGGTGCACCAGGAAAAGCATACTCAAAATGGGCCGCACAAATGGCTTTGGGACTTGGTACCGGTGTCCCATGGGTCATGTGCAAGCAAGATGATGCCCCAGATCCTATTGTAAGCATTaccttatcttcttcttcttcttattctcaATGTTTACTTTAAATCTTTCACGTGTCTTGTTTGTTAGTGTACTCTAAATGCTGATTGGAAATGGATTTAATAATCATTTGCTTTGCACATGGATCATGCTTGCTGTTCTTCTGTCTGTTTGTTTGATTGTTGTATTATTATATTTCCTTTGACATATGTGGACTCTTTAATGCTGATTTAAACTTCTTGTTACATTCTTCGGATTCTGTTAATTGTGGAAAAAGTATATGCTTCCATTGTCTCCATCTATTAAAGATTCTGATGTCACTTCACTAAAGTTGATTGGTAAATTTTGATTGGAGAAGTcattgttttaatgttttctctGTGCTGCTAGTTAATCATACTGTAAGGAATACAAATAACTACTAGGCTAAGTATATTGTTTTGGTTCTAACAGATTAACACCTGCAATGGTTTCTATTGTGATTATTTCTCTCCAAACAAAGCTTACAAACCCAAGATGTGGACGGAAGCATGGACTGGATGGTAAGTTGTCATTCTTTAATATCATGTTTTCATCTATGGCAAGCAGTGGCAGGCACATTTGGATGTAGTAAAAGAATCTATTACTTTCTGGCTAATTTTACtcgtcttctctttctcttttctattACAGGTTTACTCAGTTTGGAGGTGCGGTTCCTCATAGACCAGCTGAAGACATGGCCTTTGCTGTTGCAAGGTTCATACAGAAGGGAGGAGCATTAATTAACTACTACATGGTAAGGGTTCATCGCTGGCTGCCTTTGCTTATTGTAAAGAATATTTAATCAATCAACTGATTTTGAGTcatttttgttatgtttctaGTATCATGGTGGAACAAATTTTGGACGAACTGCTGGTGGTCCCTTCATCGCTACTTCTTATGATTATGATGCTCCTATTGATGAATACGGTAAGCTCAAAATGTTTGTACCCGTCTTTAGTGTTACATCTTTATGAAACTACTACTTTTTATATCTTGTATCATATATTATGTTTGGAGAGTTGGTGCTTCAATTCTTTCACCTTCGCAATTGCAAGGAGAATACTAagaattttcaaattaaaaatgtaAAGTAATTTTTGTCCCCTGTGCCGTACTCTTTGAGTGACATCATTTTACAAGTTCTTTTTTGGTAGCCACAAGAATGGACTCCGTTTTCCGATTTTTGAAGTAATATATTAGAAAGGGACTTCCACTAggaactaaaataatttcttcCATTGTGTCCCTATCATGGATTGTATACGAAAACATTATCCTAAAATAGTACCCTAGAACCATCCATCTGAGAGGTATATACTTGACTCTGAATGCAGGCTTATTGAGGCAACCTAAATGGGGTCATCTTAAAGATCTGAATCGAGCAATTAAACTTTGTGAGCCAGCTCTTGTATCCGGAGATCCAATTGTGACACGACTTGGGAATTATCAAGAGGTGAGCATTTTCTTTTATCTGCAAATTCTAGTTGATGAACCTACAAAACTCAACTTCTTACATTCAATATTCTTATAGGCCCATGTATTCAAATCAAAATCTGGTGCTTGTGCTGCGTTCCTCTCGAATTACAACCCAAGATCGTATGCCACAGTGGCTTTTGGTAACATGCACTACAACATTCCGCCTTGGTCTATTAGCATTCTTCCAGACTGTAAAAATACAGTTTTCAATACTGCAAGGGTAAGGCGAAAACTCTACTAATAAATTGTCAAATGTTAAGTCTGCATTTGTTTTGgaaatttatttgaaataacTAAAAACTAAACATTGCATTTCTATTAGTTTAGCATAAAAGATTTTGAATGGATATATTCAAATTCTTGTGTGTAGGTTGGTGCCCAAACTGCGATAATGAAGATGTCCCCCGTTCCAATGCATGGAAGTTTCTCATGGCAAGCATATAATGAAGAGCCAGCCTCTTACAATGAGAAAGCATTTACTACAGTGGGGTTGCTAGAGCAGATAAATACTACAAGGGATGCTACTGATTACTTGTGGTACACAACAGAGTAAGTGATGAATATTTGCACAATCCTTTGTTCTTAACTTTTTCTTCTCGTTCTCTTTTTGATAATCATATCAGATTCTAGATTTAATCATATGTGAATCTCTCTTTTCAGTGTACATATTGATGCTAATGAAGGATTTTTGAGGAGTGGAAAGTATCCTGTTCTTACGGTCCTGTCAGCGGGCCATGCTATGCACGTTTTCGTCAACGGTCAACTAGCAGGTGTGTATAATATTATTGATTAAAggttcatcttcatcattagtTATCTAAGTGGGAGAATTTGGAATGACCGTAAATTTATCCTTTATAACAGATGACACTACTTAACTGTGAATGTATATTCCATTAATATTTCTTAACAACATATCTTAAATAATGAAAGGTTCATGATCAAGATTTATCTTGAACTCaaatatatttttccttttacagGAACTGCTTATGGAAGTTTAGACTTCCCAAAGCTAACATTTAGCAGGGAGGTGAACTTAAGGGCAGGGAATAATAAAATTGCACTTCTAAGTATTGCTGTCGGTCTC encodes:
- the LOC103490020 gene encoding beta-galactosidase 1 isoform X1, with amino-acid sequence MVEMELEKLKMWNVIMGFLCLFGVFSVQASVSYDSKAIIINGQRRILISGSIHYPRSTSEMWPDLIQKAKEGGLDVIETYVFWNGHEPEPGKYYFEGNYDLVRFVKLVHQAGLYVHLRIGPYVCAEWNFGGFPVWLKYIPGISFRTDNAPFKFQMERFTRKIVNMMKAERLYESQGGPIILSQIENEYGPMEYELGAPGKAYSKWAAQMALGLGTGVPWVMCKQDDAPDPIINTCNGFYCDYFSPNKAYKPKMWTEAWTGWFTQFGGAVPHRPAEDMAFAVARFIQKGGALINYYMYHGGTNFGRTAGGPFIATSYDYDAPIDEYGLLRQPKWGHLKDLNRAIKLCEPALVSGDPIVTRLGNYQEAHVFKSKSGACAAFLSNYNPRSYATVAFGNMHYNIPPWSISILPDCKNTVFNTARVGAQTAIMKMSPVPMHGSFSWQAYNEEPASYNEKAFTTVGLLEQINTTRDATDYLWYTTDVHIDANEGFLRSGKYPVLTVLSAGHAMHVFVNGQLAGTAYGSLDFPKLTFSREVNLRAGNNKIALLSIAVGLPNVGPHFEMWNAGILGPVNLNGLDEGRRDLTWQKWTYKIGLDGEAMSLHSLSGSSSVEWIQGSLVAQKQPLTWFKTTFNAPAGNSPLALDMGSMGKGQIWLNGQSLGRYWPAYKSTGSCGSCDYTGTYNEKKCSSNCGEASQRWYHVPRSWLKPTGNLLVVFEEWGGDPNGIHLVRRDVDSVCVNINEWQPTLMNWQMQSSGKVNKPLRPKAHLSCGPGQKISSVKFASFGTPEGECGSFREGSCHAHHSYDAFQRTCVGLNFCTVTVAPEMFGGDPCPNVMKKLSVEVICS
- the LOC103490020 gene encoding beta-galactosidase 1 isoform X2; protein product: MWPDLIQKAKEGGLDVIETYVFWNGHEPEPGKYYFEGNYDLVRFVKLVHQAGLYVHLRIGPYVCAEWNFGGFPVWLKYIPGISFRTDNAPFKFQMERFTRKIVNMMKAERLYESQGGPIILSQIENEYGPMEYELGAPGKAYSKWAAQMALGLGTGVPWVMCKQDDAPDPIINTCNGFYCDYFSPNKAYKPKMWTEAWTGWFTQFGGAVPHRPAEDMAFAVARFIQKGGALINYYMYHGGTNFGRTAGGPFIATSYDYDAPIDEYGLLRQPKWGHLKDLNRAIKLCEPALVSGDPIVTRLGNYQEAHVFKSKSGACAAFLSNYNPRSYATVAFGNMHYNIPPWSISILPDCKNTVFNTARVGAQTAIMKMSPVPMHGSFSWQAYNEEPASYNEKAFTTVGLLEQINTTRDATDYLWYTTDVHIDANEGFLRSGKYPVLTVLSAGHAMHVFVNGQLAGTAYGSLDFPKLTFSREVNLRAGNNKIALLSIAVGLPNVGPHFEMWNAGILGPVNLNGLDEGRRDLTWQKWTYKIGLDGEAMSLHSLSGSSSVEWIQGSLVAQKQPLTWFKTTFNAPAGNSPLALDMGSMGKGQIWLNGQSLGRYWPAYKSTGSCGSCDYTGTYNEKKCSSNCGEASQRWYHVPRSWLKPTGNLLVVFEEWGGDPNGIHLVRRDVDSVCVNINEWQPTLMNWQMQSSGKVNKPLRPKAHLSCGPGQKISSVKFASFGTPEGECGSFREGSCHAHHSYDAFQRTCVGLNFCTVTVAPEMFGGDPCPNVMKKLSVEVICS